CATGGCCTTGCAAGCCTTGCGACTGACACCCGGTGTGAAGTTTATGAAGAATTTACCATAACGATTCTTTGAACGCCGTGGACGAAATGTGTATCCCAGAAAATCAAACTTCTGCACGGGATTTTCTCCTCGACGATCATCAGGCAATTCATATATAGCAGCATGACCGGTTTTACTTATGGAATTTTGCACCTGCTCCTTCAATTAATCACATCAAGCCTTCAAGCCTGAGTTTGGTCCACAATCCTCTCAATGTTGCCCGCTGATCTCGCCCCCCAACTCCCCCGCCAGCTCCCGAACCACCGCTTCAAACTCCAGCCCCTCGCCCCGCTTCATCGCCGCGGCATAGCCGGCCTTCCCCAAGGCGGCTTCCAAGTCGGCACGCAGACGGATGACCTGCGGGTCGGCGGCGAGCCAGCCTTTCGGCCGGCGGGGATGAATTGACAGCATCCCCATGTGCTCGGCGGCGTTATTCAGTTTCCCGCGGGAGGCCATGACAAGGGTCGCGGGGACAAGCGCCCACACGATATCTTCACGGACGCCGGCCGTTAGTGCGCCGGAGAAAAGATCTTTTAGGCGCGCTCCGGCCTCTTCATGCCGTCCCGCCCCGCAGAGACAGGCGGCCAGGGCGACAGTGGCCGATCCTTGCCCGGCCGGATTGCTCCTCATATGATGGACCGCCTCCTCGAGCATCGGCAGGGCGGCGGCATAGTCTGCATTGATAGCGGCCATGTATCCCATGGCAATCTGACTCGATCCGATGGCGATAGGATCGTTTGATTCGCGGGCATACAGCTGCGCCTCCTCCGCAAACTCGCGGCCGCGCTCAGGATCGCCATCTTGCAACTCAATGGCGGCCAATCTTACGAGATTCCAAGCCAAGGGGCCCAGGTTATTCGTTTCCCGAGCCAGACCGATCGCTTCTTCTTTGTAGCGCCGGGCGGCGTCGATATCCCCTCTGTCCAGGCAGGCCTCGCCCAGATTGCCGATCACCGTGGCGAGAACGATCTTGTCGCCCGCTTTGTATAATAGATCATAGGCCTTCTTGCCGGTCTCAAGATTACTCAGACCCAAGTGCGATCGGCAAAACCCAATGTAATGATTAATGAGCCCGCGGTAGAAATCGTCACCGATCTTATCGTACAACTCGAGCGCGTCCTGAAACTTGCCTATAGCCGTCTCCAGCTGGAGTCTATTCATCAGCGCCCTGGCCATCGTCAATGTGCAAAACGCAATTTCATGTGGATCGCCGAATCTTCGCGCGCTCTCCAGGGCCTCTTCAACCGCGGCAGGATCCGCCTCCCCCCCTTTAGACAACAGACCTTCACGCCGCGCCAGCAACCGTACGCGGGTCGCGCCGGCGTCGCCGCCGGGATCCGGTGTGAGAGTCTCCAGGGCGCGTTCGAAAAGTTCCTCCCCGTTATATTGCCGCCGGAAGAAGCAAAATTGATAAAGGCAATGCATGGACGCATCCAAAAGAACAAGATTCCTTCGTTCAACGGCCCACTGCCATGCCGCGCGGACATTTTCGAAATCCGACCTGATGTCATCGAGGGCCGCGAGCTGGTCCCGCCCCTTGATGTCGGCTTCGCGGCCGGCGACCGCCTTCAGATAATAGGCCGCGTGGGCGTCGCTCACATCCGCCGCATCTCCAAGGCCCTCAAGCCGCTCCCCGGCATACCGGCGGAGCATTTCGTGAATGTGAAAGCGGCCTGATGCCGCATCGCGGCGCAGCAACGATTTGTTCACAAGCCCCATCAGCGTCCGCAACGGAATACCGGTCACCGCCTGCGCCGCCATGCGGGTGCATCCGCCGCGGAAAAGCGACATCCTGGCAAAGGCGTCGCGTTCCTCATCCGTCAGGAGTTGCCACGAGTAATCGAAGACGGCCCGCATCGAGCGTTGGCGGTCCGGCAGGTCGCTCCTCTCACTTTCCAGAATGTTAAAGCTCCGCCCGATCTCGCCGGCAATCTCCTCCAGTGATAATGTATCAACCCACGCCGCGGCCAACAGAATGCCGAGGGGGATCCCTTCCACCAGGCGGCAGGTGCGGGCCAGGTAATGAAGATCCTCTCCCTGCAATGCGAAGTCGGTGCGCACGCGCTGGGCGCTCTGCATGAAAAGCTGCACGGCGGAATATTGAAGCGCGTCTTCGGGTGTCTCCCAGTTCGGGAAATGAAGCGGATCGAGATGAAGAACCGTCTCCGTATTCAGGTTGAGTCGGGTGCGGGATGTGGCCAGCACCGTGACGTCGGGAGCGGATTGTAGAATAAACGTCACGAGCTCGCGGCCCTCGAGGAGATGCTCAAAATTATCCATGATGAGCAGCACCTGTTTGTTGCGGAGATAATTGAGAATCTGCTCCTGGGGCGTGCCGCGTTCCGAGAAACGAAATCCGGTTGCATCGGCAATGGCGGAGGGGATACCCGCCGGATCACGCAACGCCGCCAATTCGACAAAGAACGTCCCATTGCGGAACGCGTTGAGATGACACCCGGCGGCCTCGAGCGCCAGCCGGGATTTGCCCATGCCGCCGGGGCCAAGCAGGGTGATCAAGGGGTGATCATGTTTTGTTAAAAGAGCACCCAGCTCCGCCAATTCCTCCTCCCGGCCGATAAACGGAAAGGCCTGGTGGGGCAGGTTGTGCTTGAGGCGTGCGGTGGGTTCGGAGGCCGGTATCGTGAATTCCGATCGCTCCTGAGAACGCGGGCCGGACGTGGCGGCGGCATTCATCCCCTTGATCATGGTTTCAAGTTCCGCACCGACACGGCGCACAGAGGGGATGCGGGCATCGCGGTTTTTGTCCAACATGCGATAAATAAGATCGATCAGATCGTTGGAGAGATCGGTTCGCATCTTCTGGATGTCGGGCAAGGGATTATTCAGAATGCCGGTAATGAGCGCGCCCGGAGAATCGCCGGCAAAGGGGCGGCGCCCGATCAGCATCTCAAACAGCAGCACACCGAATGACCAGATATCGGCCCGATGATCGACCGGCAGCCCCATGCAGCTCTCTGGACTCAAATAGGCATAGGTCCCCACAACAGCCCCTTCATCCGTCAGGCTCTCCTCGCCGGCAAAATGGGCGATGCCGAAATCGGTCAGGCGGGGCGTGCCGTCCTCGGCCAGCAGGACATTCGCCGGTTTGAGATCGCGATGAATAATGTTAAGGCGATGGGCGCGGGTCAGGGCGTCGGCGAGATCGAGAGCCAGGTTCAGCGACCGGTCGATGGGCATCCCTTCCGGCGAAGCGGCGAGGAGCGCGGCAAGATCACCGCCGGCGACATATTCCATGACGATGTAATGGCGGTTTCCTTCTTCAATGACATCCAGCAGGGTCACGATGTTGGGATGATTGAGATCCCGCAGCGCTTCACCTTCACGCCGGAAACGCTCCAGCATCTCCGGATGCCGCTGGATGAGGTCAGGTTTGAGAATCTTGATGGCGACGGTATGGCCGGATGAGGCGTCGGCGGCCTGATACACATCGCCCATCGCCCCGGAGCCGAGGCGGGAGCCAAGCGTATAGCGCCCTCCAATCCTGCTCATCTCCACTCCTCGCATCATCAAAACACGGGATCGCCAGAGGAAAGCTCACCGTGAGATTGAAACGAGGCGTCCCGGATTTCAAGCGAAAGGATTGAAGTCCTTTCGGATCAGCCGCAGCTATTTAGGCTCCGCGCCCATCAGTCCCTTTTCAATCATACTGATCAGCTCTTCATCATTCGGAGCCGTCCGGGATCCGAACCGGCCGATCACGCGACCCTCGCGGCTGATGAGGAACTTGTTGAAGTTCCATCCGATCTCGCCGCCGAAACCTGGATTGAGCTTCTCTGATGTCAGGAATTGATAAAGCGGGTGCATGTCCTTCCC
The sequence above is drawn from the Candidatus Eisenbacteria bacterium genome and encodes:
- a CDS encoding protein kinase encodes the protein MSRIGGRYTLGSRLGSGAMGDVYQAADASSGHTVAIKILKPDLIQRHPEMLERFRREGEALRDLNHPNIVTLLDVIEEGNRHYIVMEYVAGGDLAALLAASPEGMPIDRSLNLALDLADALTRAHRLNIIHRDLKPANVLLAEDGTPRLTDFGIAHFAGEESLTDEGAVVGTYAYLSPESCMGLPVDHRADIWSFGVLLFEMLIGRRPFAGDSPGALITGILNNPLPDIQKMRTDLSNDLIDLIYRMLDKNRDARIPSVRRVGAELETMIKGMNAAATSGPRSQERSEFTIPASEPTARLKHNLPHQAFPFIGREEELAELGALLTKHDHPLITLLGPGGMGKSRLALEAAGCHLNAFRNGTFFVELAALRDPAGIPSAIADATGFRFSERGTPQEQILNYLRNKQVLLIMDNFEHLLEGRELVTFILQSAPDVTVLATSRTRLNLNTETVLHLDPLHFPNWETPEDALQYSAVQLFMQSAQRVRTDFALQGEDLHYLARTCRLVEGIPLGILLAAAWVDTLSLEEIAGEIGRSFNILESERSDLPDRQRSMRAVFDYSWQLLTDEERDAFARMSLFRGGCTRMAAQAVTGIPLRTLMGLVNKSLLRRDAASGRFHIHEMLRRYAGERLEGLGDAADVSDAHAAYYLKAVAGREADIKGRDQLAALDDIRSDFENVRAAWQWAVERRNLVLLDASMHCLYQFCFFRRQYNGEELFERALETLTPDPGGDAGATRVRLLARREGLLSKGGEADPAAVEEALESARRFGDPHEIAFCTLTMARALMNRLQLETAIGKFQDALELYDKIGDDFYRGLINHYIGFCRSHLGLSNLETGKKAYDLLYKAGDKIVLATVIGNLGEACLDRGDIDAARRYKEEAIGLARETNNLGPLAWNLVRLAAIELQDGDPERGREFAEEAQLYARESNDPIAIGSSQIAMGYMAAINADYAAALPMLEEAVHHMRSNPAGQGSATVALAACLCGAGRHEEAGARLKDLFSGALTAGVREDIVWALVPATLVMASRGKLNNAAEHMGMLSIHPRRPKGWLAADPQVIRLRADLEAALGKAGYAAAMKRGEGLEFEAVVRELAGELGGEISGQH